The candidate division WOR-3 bacterium region GCCCCGCTGCAGATAAACGGGTCTCCCGACGCAAATAAATACCGTAATTTCCATATCGTACTCTACCTGCCCGTCCTGATATTGGGACTCTGCGGCGTTTTCTTTTCACTATATCATCCCGTGAATAAAAAAGCGGTCTTTATAACCTGTTTCATCATTCTCCTCTCGCTCATCTATATAATCACTCATGTGGGGCTGATAAGATACCGAATGCCCGTGGAAATCTATTTGATGATGTTCGGTTCTTTCACGCTGTCCCGCTTCCTGCATCGGAGATTCTTCAAATGATTGACAATACCGATATTCTGGATATTATCTGGATAAGGAGGTTGAATGACAAAAATCCTGAGCGGTAAAGAACTTTCCCGGAAGATGCGTGAAGAATTCAAATCCGAAATAGAAGAATTGAAGAGCAGATATAACCTTGTTCCCGGCCTGGCGGTCATTCTCATCGGCGACGATCCCGCATCAATGTCGTATGTGAAAGGAAAAGAAAAGGCATGTGCCGAAGTGGGAATTTTGTCCCGTGAATATAAATTCGATCCCGACTATAAAGAAGAAGAACTCCTGAATCTCATTGGTGAATTGAATAATGACAGAACCATACACGGAATTCTTGTCCAGCTGCCCCTGCCAGAACATATCAATGAAGAAAAAGTAATCTACAGCATCAGTCCGGAAAAAGATGTGGACGGTTTCCATCCCATAAACATCGGCAAGATGATGATCGGCGCTCCGTCATTTCTTCCCTGCACCCCCCATGGAATTCAGCTGCTGCTGGTGCGTAATGGAATCGAAATTCAGGGTAAACATGTCGTCATCGTCGGAAGAAGTAATATCGTCGGCAAACCGCTGG contains the following coding sequences:
- the folD gene encoding bifunctional methylenetetrahydrofolate dehydrogenase/methenyltetrahydrofolate cyclohydrolase FolD is translated as MTKILSGKELSRKMREEFKSEIEELKSRYNLVPGLAVILIGDDPASMSYVKGKEKACAEVGILSREYKFDPDYKEEELLNLIGELNNDRTIHGILVQLPLPEHINEEKVIYSISPEKDVDGFHPINIGKMMIGAPSFLPCTPHGIQLLLVRNGIEIQGKHVVIVGRSNIVGKPLAMILIQKNPQANATVTICHSRTENLSTITKTADILVAAVGRPHTITADMVKSGAVVIDVGVNRVEDSTKKRGYRLVGDVDFEEVSKKVSAISPVPGGVGPMTITMLLYNTIQSAKAHADIK